A genomic segment from Eremothecium gossypii ATCC 10895 chromosome III, complete sequence encodes:
- the DSC3 gene encoding Dsc3p (Syntenic homolog of Saccharomyces cerevisiae YOR223W) yields the protein MSKEPLIPQQSRRRRRFIVVRFSDPTLQDLTLEVSSIPYADVTTRWLRAMVRQIRPAKTVRHRLKFIRNGQPLNAMSNLRLEQFFESAEENDKYYIHCIVGPELTTEQLQDEDALDNVGQQVDGTTPEVIGFDRLRSVGFSDEEIELLRQQFRATYGDLDTSQQPDGERADLRQLEEQWIETGATEQGAQLSSIPTANYRYNMDLLIGLMVGCLFGVFSILLLKQGELFTKRQKMAVFAGIVANVIFGMTHW from the coding sequence ATGTCCAAGGAACCACTCATTCCGCAGCAGTCACGGCGGCGTCGGCGGTTTATAGTTGTGCGGTTCAGCGATCCCACACTGCAGGACCTGACGCTGGAGGTGTCGAGTATCCCGTACGCAGACGTCACTACGAGATGGCTGCGGGCCATGGTGCGGCAAATCCGCCCCGCCAAGACGGTACGGCACCGGCTGAAGTTTATCCGCAACGGCCAGCCGCTGAACGCGATGTCGAACCTGCGGCTGGAGCAGTTCTTCGAGTCCGCGGAGGAGAACGACAAGTACTACATCCACTGCATCGTGGGCCCGGAGCTGACAAcggagcagctgcaggacgAGGACGCGCTGGACAACGTGGGGCAACAGGTGGACGGGACGACGCCGGAGGTGATCGGCTTCGACCGGCTCCGCAGCGTCGGGTTCAGCGACGAGGAGATagagctgctgcggcagcagtTCCGCGCCACGTACGGCGACCTGGACACGTCGCAGCAGCCGGACGGCGAGCGCGCGGACCTCCGGCAGCTCGAGGAGCAGTGGATAGAGACCGGCGCCACGGAGCAGGGCGCGCAGCTCTCTAGCATCCCCACCGCTAACTACAGGTACAACATGGATCTCCTGATCGGCCTCATGGTGGGGTGCCTGTTCGGAGTATTCAGCAtcctgctgctgaagcaGGGAGAGCTGTTCACGAAGCGCCAGAAAATGGCCGTCTTCGCGGGCATCGTCGCGAACGTCATCTTCGGCATGACCCACTGGTAG
- the RPB8 gene encoding DNA-directed RNA polymerase core subunit RPB8 (Syntenic homolog of Saccharomyces cerevisiae YOR224C (RPB8)), whose product MSSTLFDDIFTIQEVDQGRYNKVSRIEAISTSQDTCKLTLDVNTELFPLQPQQQLTVMLATTLNLDGTEDSHGSWRPPAPGARSLADDFDYVTYGTAYKFEEANGNKDMLAVYYSFGGLLMRLEGNYRLLSNFKQENVYLLCRR is encoded by the coding sequence ATGTCCTCGACTCTCTTTGACGACATCTTCACGATCCAGGAAGTGGACCAGGGACGGTACAATAAGGTATCGCGGATTGAGGCCATCTCCACGTCGCAGGACACGTGCAAGCTGACGCTGGATGTGAACACAGAGCTCTTCCCGCTGCAACCACAACAGCAGCTAACGGTGATGCTGGCGACGACACTCAACCTCGACGGAACGGAGGACAGCCACGGGTCCTGGCGGCCTCCGGCCCCTGGGGCGCGGTCCCTGGCCGACGACTTCGACTACGTGACGTATGGGACGGCATACAAGTTCGAGGAGGCCAACGGGAACAAGGATATGCTGGCGGTGTACTACTCATTCGGGGGGTTGCTGATGCGGCTGGAGGGCAACTACCGGCTCTTGAGCAACTTCAAGCAGGAGAACGTGTACCTGCTGTGCCGCCGCTGA
- a CDS encoding iron-sulfur cluster assembly scaffold protein (Syntenic homolog of Saccharomyces cerevisiae YPL135W (ISU1) and YOR226C (ISU2)) encodes MLGFRQTATAIVRPVGTIGYARRCYHPKVIDHYTNPRNVGTLDKKLTNVGTGLVGAPACGDVMRLQIQVDDSTGVIENVKFKTFGCGSAIASSSYMTELVRGKTLADAEKIKNTEIARELSLPPVKLHCSMLAEDAIKAAIKDYRSKRKATELR; translated from the coding sequence ATGCTAGGATTCAGACAGACAGCCACTGCAATCGTGAGGCCGGTCGGCACCATAGGGTATGCGCGGCGCTGCTACCACCCCAAGGTCATAGACCACTACACCAACCCTCGCAACGTTGGCACATTGGACAAGAAGCTTACAAATGTCGGGACCGGGCTCGTGGGCGCGCCGGCGTGTGGCGACGTGATGCGCCTGCAGATCCAGGTGGACGACAGCACAGGCGTAATCGAGAACGTGAAGTTCAAGACGTTTGGCTGCGGCTCGGCCATTGCGTCATCTTCGTACATGACCGAGCTTGTGCGCGGCAAGACGCTCGCGGATGCGGAGAAGATCAAGAACACAGAGATCGCGCGCGAGCTATCGCTTCCGCCGGTCAAGCTGCACTGTAGTATGCTCGCGGAGGACGCCATCAAGGCCGCCATCAAGGACTACCGCAGCAAGCGCAAGGCGACCGAGCTGCGCTGA
- a CDS encoding ACR113Wp (Syntenic homolog of Saccharomyces cerevisiae YOR227W (HER1) and YPL137C (GIP3)) — protein MADQMSATSAAPRTRADYSSLDFDVDVAWLYRGKKRGKQRKAGEDGTRGRASSVSNAELSRQADSGQAGTGSASGSERSAQSAATEPAAVPERQSGGIGFLKRSNSVGERPKKSLFGSLFSRRLASSSGVPLSGPPHGARASQRGDARGAESGRQCAPAGIPIGRATDGMARYLNEPSSPEVRDAAPINDRPRRMEPGALPVPSLQLLSGVQLRRVAFAVDKFSTDPPQQIPSRRPRRGNVLIPDEILGEVPTISQGISNPEGICGQKESQLTKDSKEYKIALENYRKALKESKKHQQEAHMAALRTANEVAAFKYKQSHSQRELVPEAAVDDRAKHLEIDKPTQANETSFDGEDTECGDESGKELTLDQIYTRCCHLREILPIPSTLKQVKNKTAPLHTLKFLNPKPTLIDLLSFCDFIAVVPIHNVVFDNVNLTPEMFKIMITSLVNSTALERLSIRNVVTDADCWAALCKFILSNRSLIKLDISQTKVRQDLARTLYRSNMNWPLFIEVLQRRQHAPLEELLLNGIQFFDLSIFNGLLHAFTLRPASKKRLGVAHSFLKEEHLKLLFDWASTYNVQGIDLAFNNLTDLVKPMVSKLTTMNFDHLHYFTLNSTALGFCDAALCLRALSKLPNLYFLDLSSLPAIFPEIFPFLNKYLPRFPFLKRLHLDSNDFMMDHISLLSQILQKCKELLHLSMLYQPESSYGMSACAALYDFVANSPKLKNLDVDYEYIPEEISSRIAVCLIRNAQKSLNEDFELDELTSQDDLLFDGELITKTAGGILSKLGTSSEKSNDDSSRRYLLKKYWQKINRVHTNVQSTIDDLFEKRSKDELTLQGKENLLRLLFVENTLSKILEILADSQEVASLLDDNPEGISAPNLEAVDSSTLLMPATRLEDGYLDTQGISASTQVDRPHFMATDSGRTIDVTTGRPVVLRQSSQTSIVCKKQEEEEGELHKWGYFVAQKRSGLPLPQYVSEHPAQSQPSQADNATDMRVIISKIPSGAELKAAIIKAKGIASMEDLIDNVNHNRVHLDNIYGIPYSTRPVSADRASVSSQSRSVCTPNEEPVSAPLPPDGHEELDEHVGETYDKLLNNLSRVRSNR, from the coding sequence ATGGCGGATCAGATGTCTGCCACCTCAGCAGCACCGCGGACCAGGGCGGACTACTCCTCTCTGGATTTCGATGTGGATGTGGCGTGGTTATATAGGGGCAAGAAACGTGGGAAACAGCGAAAGGCCGGAGAAGACGGCACACGCGGACGGGCGTCGTCGGTGTCCAACGCAGAGCTTAGCCGGCAGGCGGATAGCGGGCAGGCGGGCACGGGCAGCGCGAGCGGCAGCGAGCGGAGCGCACAGAGCGCGGCGACGGAGCCGGCGGCGGTACCGGAGCGGCAATCGGGGGGTATCGGGTTCCTGAAGCGCAGCAATTCGGTGGGTGAGAGACCAAAGAAGTCGCTGTTCGGGTCGCTTTTCAGTCGGCGGCTGGCGTCGTCGTCCGGAGTGCCCTTATCAGGCCCGCCGCACGGCGCGCGGGCCTCGCAGCGCGGCGACGCCCGTGGCGCGGAGTCGGGGAGGCAATGCGCGCCTGCGGGAATTCCGATCGGGCGCGCCACTGACGGGATGGCGCGGTACCTCAATGAGCCGTCGTCTCCGGAGGTACGCGATGCCGCGCCAATAAACGACAGGCCGCGGCGGATGGAACCGGGAGCCTTGCCTGTGCCCTCGCTTCAGCTGCTCTCTGGTGtgcagctgcggcgcgTGGCATTTGCCGTGGACAAGTTCAGCACGGACCCACCGCAGCAGATTCCGTCACGGCGGCCTCGCCGGGGCAACGTGTTGATCCCCGATGAAATCCTTGGCGAGGTTCCGACAATATCTCAGGGCATCTCGAATCCTGAGGGAATATGTGGGCAAAAGGAGAGCCAGTTGACCAAGGACTCTAAAGAATACAAAATCGCGCTGGAAAACTATCGGAAGGCGCTGAAGGAGTCGAAGAAGCACCAACAGGAAGCACATATGGCAGCTTTACGGACTGCCAATGAGGTCGCGGCCTTTAAGTACAAGCAATCGCACTCGCAGAGGGAACTGGTCCCAGAAGCCGCGGTTGACGACCGTGCCAAGCACCTGGAAATTGACAAGCCTACCCAAGCGAATGAGACTTCATTCGACGGGGAGGACACTGAATGTGGCGATGAGTCCGGGAAGGAGCTGACGCTGGACCAGATCTACACGCGCTGCTGTCATTTGCGCGAAATCCTACCGATTCCGTCCACCCTCAAGCAAGTGAAGAACAAAACAGCACCCCTGCATACGTTAAAGTTTCTGAATCCAAAGCCGACTCTGATAGACCTGCTCTCGTTTTGTGACTTCATTGCAGTTGTGCCTATCCACAATGTTGTGTTCGATAATGTAAACCTGACTCCAGAGATGTTTAAGATAATGATCACTTCACTTGTCAATTCCACTGCATTGGAGCGACTCTCAATACGAAACGTGGTTACTGACGCAGATTGCTGGGCAGCTCTCTGCAAGTTTATTTTATCCAATAGATCACTTATAAAGCTCGACATCTCGCAGACGAAAGTTAGACAGGATCTGGCACGCACGCTTTACCGCTCCAATATGAACTGGCCCTTGTTTATAGAGGTTTTACAACGCAGGCAACATGCTCCGttggaggagctgctgttGAACGGTATCCAGTTTTTTGACCTTTCCATCTTCAACGGCTTACTGCATGCGTTTACTCTTCGGCCGGCATCCAAAAAGCGACTAGGTGTAGCGCACTCCTTTTTAAAGGAAGAGCATCTAAAGTTGCTTTTTGACTGGGCTTCTACCTATAATGTGCAAGGTATCGACTTGGCCTTTAACAACCTCACTGATCTCGTGAAACCCATGGTATCTAAATTAACAACTATGAACTTTGACCACCTGCATTATTTCACCCTTAACAGTACAGCGTTAGGCTTCTGTGATGCGGCACTTTGCCTGCGAGCATTATCCAAGTTGCCAAACCTTTATTTCTTGGATTTGAGCAGTTTACCGGCCATCTTTCCAGAGATATTCCCATTTTTGAATAAGTATCTGCCGCGGTTTCCCTTTCTGAAAAGACTGCATTTGGACAGTAACGACTTTATGATGGACCACATCTCGCTTCTCAGCCAGATACTTCAAAAATGTAAGGAGTTATTGCATCTTTCTATGCTATATCAACCGGAGTCCTCCTATGGTATGAGTGCATGTGCTGCCCTGTATGACTTCGTCGCAAACTCGCCAAAGTTGAAGAATTTGGACGTCGACTATGAATACATCCCTGAGGAAATCAGCTCGAGAATAGCAGTTTGTTTGATCAGGAACGCCCAGAAATCTCTGAACGAGGACTTCGAGCTAGACGAATTAACATCGCAGGATGACTTGCTCTTTGATGGTGAACTAATTACCAAAACTGCAGGCGGTATACTATCGAAACTCGGTACTTCGTCCGAGAAATCCAATGATGACTCTTCAAGACGGTATCTCCTGAAAAAGTATTGGCAGAAAATCAATAGGGTCCACACCAACGTACAGAGTACCATCGACGACTTGTTCGAAAAGCGAAGCAAAGATGAACTGACGCTACAGGGGAAGGAGAACCTGCTGAGACTCCTGTTCGTAGAAAATACCCTTTCGAAGATATTAGAGATACTTGCCGATAGCCAGGAGGTTGCGAGCCTGCTGGATGACAATCCTGAGGGCATCTCCGCGCCAAACTTGGAAGCTGTCGACTCCTCGACACTTCTGATGCCTGCCACCCGCCTGGAGGACGGGTATCTTGATACGCAAGGGATCTCCGCCAGCACCCAGGTGGATAGGCCGCACTTTATGGCTACAGATTCGGGGCGTACGATAGACGTGACCACAGGCCGCCCCGTCGTACTGCGGCAGTCTTCACAGACCTCCATTGTGTGTAAGaagcaggaggaggaagaggGAGAGCTCCATAAATGGGGGTACTTCGTCGCACAGAAACGTTCAGgcctgccgctgccgcagTATGTCTCAGAGCACCCTGCTCAGAGCCAGCCATCCCAGGCGGACAATGCGACCGATATGCGGGTGATTATCTCCAAGATCCCGTCAGGGGCAGAGTTGAAGGCGGCCATCATTAAGGCTAAGGGCATTGCCTCGATGGAAGACCTGATTGACAATGTGAACCACAACCGTGTCCACCTGGACAACATATATGGCATACCGTATAGCACTCGCCCAGTGAGTGCCGACCGTGCGTCGGTGTCCTCACAGAGCAGGAGCGTTTGCACCCCCAACGAGGAGCCAGTCTCGGCGCCGTTGCCCCCCGATGGTCACGAAGAACTCGATGAGCACGTCGGCGAAACCTATGATAAACTATTGAATAACCTCAGCAGAGTCCGTTCGAACAGGTAG